In Terriglobales bacterium, a single genomic region encodes these proteins:
- a CDS encoding 5'-3' exonuclease H3TH domain-containing protein: MGHFGVADISLPCSNVDVHLVDGTYELFRHFFAVPGSADVNGQEIGAVRGVLASVLSMIERGATHIGVATDHVVESFRNDLYPGYKTSEGVPPELLSQFPILEEALVAMGVVVWPMVYFEADDALASAAHKAAKDDGVRQVLICTPDKDLSQCVVGTRVVQLDRRRDILRDEGGVIAKFGVKPQSIPDYLAVVGDSADGFPGVAGWGAKAAALTLSQYPHLEGIPKDWREWHASIRKARLLSESLFKAWDDALLFRTLATLRLDVPAFDTVEDLRWHGPRANFEEHCRRMKAPALFGRATALAERLSLDSVS, from the coding sequence ATGGGACACTTCGGAGTGGCGGACATTTCGCTTCCCTGCAGCAACGTAGATGTTCATTTGGTTGACGGCACCTATGAATTGTTTAGGCACTTCTTTGCGGTGCCCGGGTCAGCGGATGTAAACGGGCAGGAAATTGGCGCAGTACGCGGTGTGCTGGCCTCCGTCTTATCCATGATCGAGCGCGGCGCCACTCACATTGGAGTTGCCACAGATCATGTAGTGGAGTCATTCCGGAACGACCTCTATCCCGGATACAAGACCAGCGAAGGTGTGCCCCCGGAATTGCTCTCGCAGTTCCCTATCCTCGAGGAGGCGTTGGTAGCCATGGGAGTGGTGGTGTGGCCCATGGTTTACTTCGAGGCAGATGACGCACTCGCCTCCGCCGCCCATAAAGCTGCTAAAGACGACGGGGTGAGGCAGGTGCTGATTTGTACGCCGGACAAAGATCTCAGTCAGTGCGTTGTGGGCACTCGGGTCGTCCAGCTGGACCGCAGGCGTGACATCTTGCGTGACGAAGGTGGGGTCATCGCCAAGTTCGGAGTGAAACCGCAATCAATTCCGGACTACCTGGCTGTGGTGGGCGACAGTGCTGACGGGTTTCCAGGGGTGGCGGGTTGGGGTGCGAAGGCCGCGGCCCTTACTTTATCGCAGTATCCCCACCTTGAAGGCATTCCAAAGGACTGGCGGGAATGGCATGCTTCTATCCGCAAGGCCCGCTTACTCTCCGAGTCGCTATTTAAGGCATGGGACGATGCGCTGTTGTTTCGCACTCTCGCGACCCTGAGATTAGATGTGCCTGCTTTTGATACGGTCGAGGACCTTCGTTGGCACGGACCGCGAGCGAACTTTGAGGAACACTGTCGGCGAATGAAGGCCCCGGCTTTATTTGGCCGCGCTACGGCGTTGGCAGAGCGGCTATCGCTAGATTCAGTGAGTTAG
- a CDS encoding cytochrome c oxidase subunit 3 translates to MGTVVHEPPRTQKGEPRSSGGNGWRNLAPAQGTLRGVEDHSPPPSKTGVWVGIAAITMSFAALTSALVVRQGGSTDWRHFALPTILYFNTLLLVASSFTLERARHAFKTSGSGPAEVETIAGRWLYATLSLGLLFVAGQYIAWLQLKSQGLFLATNPSSSFFYVLTAVHALHVIGGLGGILYVISKLNRYILRKSTLDAASHYWHFMDGLWLYLFVVLWIKL, encoded by the coding sequence ATGGGAACTGTAGTCCACGAACCGCCCAGAACTCAAAAAGGCGAACCACGGTCTTCGGGTGGAAATGGTTGGCGAAACCTGGCTCCGGCGCAAGGCACGTTGCGCGGAGTTGAGGACCATTCGCCCCCCCCTTCCAAGACGGGCGTCTGGGTGGGAATTGCGGCGATCACCATGTCATTCGCCGCTCTCACCAGTGCCCTGGTGGTTCGGCAGGGTGGTTCAACTGATTGGCGGCACTTTGCGCTGCCCACAATTCTTTACTTCAATACGCTGTTGCTCGTGGCCAGCAGTTTTACCCTGGAACGAGCCCGCCACGCTTTTAAGACGTCCGGCTCGGGACCTGCGGAGGTAGAGACCATTGCGGGGCGCTGGCTGTACGCAACTTTGTCTCTGGGACTGCTTTTTGTGGCGGGGCAATACATTGCGTGGCTGCAACTGAAGTCACAGGGACTTTTTCTAGCCACTAATCCCAGTAGCTCATTTTTCTATGTCTTGACTGCTGTGCACGCCTTGCACGTAATAGGCGGGCTTGGCGGGATACTCTACGTGATCAGCAAATTGAACAGGTATATCTTGCGGAAGAGCACACTGGATGCTGCCTCGCACTATTGGCACTTCATGGATGGGCTCTGGTTGTATTTGTTTGTCGTTTTATGGATCAAGCTCTGA
- a CDS encoding carboxypeptidase regulatory-like domain-containing protein translates to MKSGYKFAVTLSMLSLLALVMLHSGQTVSAAAEGKITGTVKLEGTPPHQRPIDMSKDPVCVKAHEGNPAHTETVVVGSGGGLANVVIYLSEGLPPAVASQVPSQPVTYDQKGCMYTPHVAAVDVDQHMKITNSDPTTHNIHPLPQPGSGNIGWNKSQPPGAPPIDAVWKTQEVSINVKCNIHPWMHGYMAVVKGPYAVSDDSGSFTVENVPPGSYTVTAWQETYGTQTQKVTVAAGKPGTASFTFKAK, encoded by the coding sequence ATGAAGAGCGGTTACAAGTTCGCAGTAACGTTATCGATGCTTTCCCTTCTAGCGCTCGTGATGTTGCACTCAGGACAAACGGTCAGCGCAGCAGCGGAAGGAAAGATCACCGGCACAGTGAAGTTGGAGGGGACGCCTCCCCACCAGCGTCCAATTGACATGTCGAAAGATCCGGTATGCGTGAAGGCACATGAGGGCAATCCCGCACACACCGAGACGGTTGTGGTGGGTTCTGGTGGAGGATTGGCAAACGTGGTGATTTACCTCTCGGAAGGTCTCCCTCCGGCTGTCGCCAGCCAAGTGCCGTCACAACCGGTTACCTACGACCAGAAGGGGTGCATGTATACGCCGCATGTAGCAGCGGTGGATGTGGATCAGCATATGAAGATCACCAATAGCGATCCAACCACACACAATATCCATCCCCTCCCCCAACCTGGAAGCGGAAATATCGGGTGGAACAAGTCTCAACCGCCCGGCGCTCCGCCCATCGACGCGGTTTGGAAGACGCAGGAAGTCTCCATAAATGTAAAGTGCAACATTCATCCCTGGATGCATGGCTACATGGCGGTGGTGAAGGGACCTTACGCAGTGAGTGATGACAGCGGTTCTTTCACTGTGGAAAATGTTCCGCCGGGCAGTTACACGGTAACAGCCTGGCAGGAGACGTACGGCACACAAACACAAAAAGTGACGGTGGCAGCCGGAAAGCCGGGGACTGCCAGTTTCACGTTTAAGGCGAAGTAG
- a CDS encoding TrmJ/YjtD family RNA methyltransferase has product MLVPTKADRLRVVLVATRNPLNIGAAARAMSNFGFSNLGVVNPYHIAFREARSAIGASALLANAKEYNTVAEAVADCTLVVGTTAVGHRHLQLPLRSLKQGASLMRRRLESGKTALLFGSEKVGLSNKDLNYCNWLINIPTHQDNLSMNLGQAVAVCLYELVRDPSIRDGSKGPEDKQGLATAGDIERITVLLLETLQASGYVKSRAATESKVRRTIHRLNLKASDSAVWLGMLRQILWKLQSGEGDGLKIAQTSRANRLI; this is encoded by the coding sequence TTGCTTGTTCCCACTAAAGCCGACCGCCTCCGCGTGGTGCTCGTCGCTACGCGCAATCCGCTCAACATTGGCGCGGCAGCTCGAGCCATGAGCAATTTCGGGTTTTCCAACCTCGGAGTCGTCAACCCTTACCACATCGCATTTCGTGAGGCACGTTCGGCGATTGGGGCATCGGCATTACTCGCGAATGCGAAAGAATACAACACCGTGGCCGAAGCGGTGGCCGACTGCACGCTGGTGGTGGGAACGACTGCGGTAGGTCACCGGCATCTGCAACTCCCTCTCAGAAGCTTGAAACAGGGCGCAAGCCTCATGCGTAGGCGGCTTGAATCCGGGAAAACCGCCCTCCTGTTCGGGTCGGAGAAGGTCGGCCTTTCGAACAAAGACCTGAACTACTGCAACTGGCTGATAAACATTCCGACGCACCAGGATAATCTCTCCATGAACCTGGGGCAGGCCGTGGCCGTTTGCCTCTACGAACTGGTGCGTGATCCCTCTATCCGTGATGGTTCGAAGGGGCCGGAGGACAAACAGGGGCTCGCGACTGCGGGTGATATCGAGCGGATCACCGTCCTTCTGCTTGAAACGCTGCAGGCCAGCGGGTACGTGAAATCGAGAGCGGCTACAGAAAGTAAGGTTCGCCGCACGATCCACCGTCTCAATCTTAAGGCTAGCGATTCGGCAGTGTGGCTGGGTATGTTGCGCCAGATTCTATGGAAGCTGCAGTCAGGTGAGGGCGACGGGCTGAAGATTGCGCAAACCTCCAGGGCGAATAGACTAATTTAG
- a CDS encoding GAF domain-containing protein, with amino-acid sequence MDTVGVQGLEPVAGLQALLEEARRRTGATGAAIAMRAAGGLCCVARSGDTVPELGTRLDPESGLTGLCYRTGKSLVCNDSENDSRVNPLACRVLNVRSVVVVPIRSQDGAVIGILELLSQAPNAFGEAEFGQLSQLKEWLPQEQNPQHVDQPWSSDQSHLQETLAPAVPSSLLPYRSSEVQPLFLLPLDTELPPKPAMRKLHFTFMPPRVLRTGVAALLVVTALIAYNRELKGIVRASGVNSSLVRSSANLPESNPDPYVSSSGTAPPNSVADASQILAAIKGPVSLASLSSVSSAASAGNSQAQYELGLRYADGAGVTEDYRQAMRWFLSAALKRDAMAEWKVGLGYLSGIGVQKDPRAAVEWLKKAANQDHAGAQLMLSQLYRTGMGVKKDSVRAFTWASIASTPGSHETLKLRELRASLTPTQLDDATRRISAWRQNHNKTN; translated from the coding sequence TTGGATACCGTCGGCGTGCAGGGCTTGGAACCGGTAGCAGGCTTGCAAGCCTTGCTCGAGGAGGCCCGCAGGCGGACCGGCGCTACTGGGGCTGCGATCGCAATGCGCGCGGCTGGTGGATTATGTTGTGTTGCCCGATCGGGTGACACGGTTCCCGAGCTAGGTACGCGCCTCGATCCGGAAAGCGGCTTGACCGGCCTGTGTTATCGAACCGGCAAGTCGCTCGTCTGCAATGACAGTGAGAACGACTCGCGAGTGAATCCTCTAGCCTGCAGAGTGTTGAATGTTAGATCGGTCGTGGTCGTCCCCATAAGATCGCAAGATGGCGCAGTGATTGGCATCCTGGAGCTGTTGTCGCAAGCTCCCAATGCTTTCGGCGAAGCCGAGTTTGGGCAATTAAGCCAACTTAAGGAATGGTTGCCGCAGGAACAGAATCCTCAGCATGTGGACCAACCTTGGAGCTCAGACCAGAGCCATCTCCAGGAGACGCTTGCGCCGGCTGTACCGTCATCGTTGTTGCCGTATAGATCGTCTGAGGTTCAGCCTCTCTTCCTCTTGCCTCTGGACACCGAACTTCCCCCGAAGCCTGCTATGCGAAAACTGCATTTCACATTCATGCCTCCCCGCGTGCTCCGGACTGGGGTGGCCGCGCTCCTGGTTGTGACCGCGCTCATCGCGTACAACCGCGAGCTCAAAGGCATTGTGAGGGCTTCCGGCGTGAACTCTTCTCTCGTGCGTTCTTCCGCTAATCTGCCGGAAAGTAATCCGGATCCTTACGTCTCCTCATCCGGAACTGCTCCGCCAAACTCGGTTGCCGACGCCTCCCAAATTCTTGCTGCCATCAAGGGACCGGTTTCCCTTGCAAGTCTGAGCAGCGTCTCCTCTGCTGCATCGGCCGGCAACTCGCAAGCCCAATACGAGCTGGGTTTACGTTATGCGGATGGCGCGGGCGTGACTGAAGATTATCGCCAGGCCATGCGGTGGTTCCTCAGCGCCGCTCTGAAACGTGACGCCATGGCAGAGTGGAAGGTCGGACTTGGGTATCTCAGCGGAATCGGCGTCCAGAAGGATCCCCGCGCCGCGGTAGAGTGGCTCAAGAAGGCAGCCAATCAAGACCACGCCGGAGCACAACTCATGCTGAGCCAGCTCTATCGCACTGGGATGGGTGTCAAAAAAGACTCCGTGCGTGCATTCACGTGGGCCAGCATTGCCTCCACTCCGGGATCACATGAAACGCTCAAGCTACGAGAACTGCGGGCATCCCTGACGCCAACGCAATTGGACGACGCCACTCGCCGAATTTCCGCCTGGAGGCAAAACCATAACAAAACGAACTAA
- a CDS encoding cytochrome c oxidase subunit 3 translates to MSEANVSAIGGTHHAGALEQSPFAIRSNKLVMWLFIMSDAVTFAALLFAYGYLRNATPSWPQPFHFRPTVLNAMLMTFILVTSSLTMLIAMRAAASGNKSSAIRWTFITVLCGLLFALLHIREWLGLIHEGLRLFQNPWGAGLFGAVFFSVTGLHLTHVVAGVIALTVVALGYRRGRYSSDDIEVWGLYWHFVDIVWMFVVPFVYLMNVAH, encoded by the coding sequence GTGAGCGAAGCTAATGTGTCCGCGATAGGCGGTACGCATCACGCCGGTGCGCTGGAGCAATCGCCATTCGCGATTCGTTCCAACAAGCTGGTGATGTGGCTGTTCATCATGTCTGATGCAGTCACTTTTGCTGCGCTCCTTTTCGCCTACGGCTACTTGCGAAACGCCACTCCGAGTTGGCCCCAGCCTTTCCACTTTCGGCCGACCGTCCTGAATGCAATGCTCATGACTTTTATCCTGGTGACCAGCAGCCTGACTATGTTGATCGCCATGCGAGCTGCGGCCTCGGGTAACAAATCGTCTGCCATTCGCTGGACCTTTATTACCGTTTTATGTGGCCTGCTTTTCGCCCTCCTGCACATTCGAGAATGGCTGGGTCTTATCCATGAAGGCTTGCGGCTGTTTCAAAATCCCTGGGGAGCCGGCTTGTTTGGCGCGGTGTTTTTTAGCGTCACAGGGCTGCACCTGACCCACGTGGTAGCGGGGGTAATCGCGCTGACGGTGGTGGCGCTCGGCTATCGTCGTGGCCGCTACAGCTCGGATGATATCGAGGTCTGGGGGCTGTACTGGCATTTTGTAGATATCGTTTGGATGTTCGTAGTGCCGTTCGTCTACCTGATGAATGTTGCCCACTGA
- a CDS encoding cbb3-type cytochrome c oxidase subunit I, giving the protein MAEVPSQAVHVHAPPQGFIRKHVFSLDHKVIGKQYYALALAAVFTGMVLSWLMRIHLVWPNSPIPGLGWLAKASAPNGIITPEYYLSLMTMHGTLMVFFVLTNAPFAAFGNYFLPIQIGAEDMAFPRFNMMSFWTTFVAFCVLMSAFFVGDGPPLSGWTAYAPLSAMGGITGPGEQTGQTLWAISIAIFCIASLLGSLNFISTTLDLRTRGMTLMRMPLSTWAWFITSCIALLAFAVLLPACLLLILDRVAGTSFFIPANLVVSDQLQPHSGGSPLLWQHLFWFFGHPEVYIAILPAMGIVSHVLITSMRRPMLSHKVIIYSLMSLGFLSYMVWGHHMFVSGMNPLSSLLFSFPTLVITIPSTILTLIWIGSLYGCKLHITSASLFALGFVSLFVSGGVSGFFLAQPSIDILLHATYFVVGHFHLVMGVAAIFGVFAGTYFWFPKMTGRMMNETLGKVHFWFTFVGAYCIFMPFHYLGFAGNVRRYSSFVDEYLQPLLPVHKFITFAALATGAVQFIFLYNLIYSRFRGQPATDNPWEATSLEWTIPSPPPFDNFGGKLPVVYHDPYQYGVEGSSGDYVMQNSPEQIRTVPEKGIR; this is encoded by the coding sequence ATGGCAGAAGTACCTTCACAAGCGGTGCACGTTCACGCGCCTCCGCAGGGATTTATTCGGAAGCACGTTTTTAGTCTGGACCACAAGGTCATCGGGAAGCAGTACTACGCCCTGGCCCTGGCGGCGGTGTTTACAGGCATGGTGCTTTCCTGGTTGATGCGCATTCACCTGGTGTGGCCGAACTCACCCATTCCGGGTCTGGGCTGGCTGGCAAAGGCGAGCGCTCCTAACGGGATAATCACTCCGGAGTACTACCTCTCGCTGATGACCATGCATGGCACGCTTATGGTCTTCTTCGTGCTCACCAATGCGCCGTTCGCTGCATTCGGCAACTACTTTTTGCCGATCCAGATCGGCGCGGAGGACATGGCCTTTCCCCGCTTCAACATGATGTCCTTCTGGACAACTTTTGTGGCGTTTTGCGTTTTGATGTCGGCTTTCTTCGTGGGCGATGGCCCGCCGCTCTCGGGTTGGACCGCTTACGCGCCGCTGAGCGCAATGGGTGGCATTACGGGTCCTGGCGAGCAAACCGGACAGACGCTGTGGGCAATTTCCATCGCCATCTTCTGTATTGCTTCGCTGCTTGGCTCTTTGAACTTCATCTCGACCACGCTCGACCTTCGCACGCGTGGAATGACGCTGATGCGCATGCCGCTTTCCACCTGGGCATGGTTCATAACCTCGTGTATCGCATTGCTGGCGTTCGCCGTGCTGTTACCGGCGTGCCTGCTGCTGATTCTGGACCGCGTGGCCGGTACCAGTTTCTTTATTCCAGCCAACCTGGTGGTGAGCGATCAGCTGCAGCCGCATTCTGGCGGGTCACCGCTGCTTTGGCAGCACCTGTTTTGGTTTTTCGGGCATCCGGAAGTGTACATCGCCATTCTGCCGGCCATGGGAATTGTTTCCCACGTTCTGATCACCTCTATGCGGCGTCCCATGCTCAGCCATAAAGTGATCATTTATTCGCTGATGTCGCTCGGTTTCCTTAGCTATATGGTCTGGGGACATCACATGTTTGTGAGCGGGATGAATCCTTTATCGTCCCTGCTGTTTTCATTCCCCACCCTGGTGATCACTATCCCTTCCACGATTCTCACCCTGATCTGGATTGGCAGTTTGTACGGCTGCAAGTTGCACATCACCTCAGCTTCATTGTTCGCATTGGGATTTGTTTCACTTTTCGTGAGCGGCGGTGTAAGCGGGTTTTTCCTGGCGCAGCCCTCGATTGATATCCTGCTGCACGCGACTTACTTTGTTGTGGGCCACTTCCACCTGGTGATGGGGGTCGCTGCCATATTCGGCGTCTTCGCCGGGACCTATTTCTGGTTCCCCAAGATGACCGGGCGCATGATGAATGAGACGTTAGGGAAGGTGCACTTCTGGTTTACCTTCGTCGGCGCGTATTGCATTTTTATGCCGTTTCACTATCTCGGGTTCGCCGGCAATGTACGGCGTTACTCTTCGTTCGTGGACGAGTATCTTCAACCGCTCCTCCCGGTGCACAAATTTATTACCTTCGCTGCGCTGGCCACAGGCGCTGTCCAATTTATTTTTCTCTACAACCTGATTTACAGCCGCTTCCGGGGTCAACCAGCGACAGACAATCCGTGGGAAGCCACGTCGCTCGAATGGACGATTCCTTCGCCGCCACCATTCGACAACTTCGGCGGGAAACTTCCGGTTGTGTACCACGACCCTTATCAGTACGGCGTGGAGGGGTCGAGCGGCGATTATGTAATGCAGAACTCACCCGAGCAAATTAGGACCGTGCCGGAAAAGGGAATCCGTTAA
- a CDS encoding cytochrome C oxidase subunit II: protein MAKLLAVTLVLIAIASAVPIIRHTWVPPQDISTHGALIDEQMADTMVEAGVSFLAAQILLGIFIWKFSGRKPTATIGNFPGGATTLVGAAVILVGLEVLALGVFGQKAWANLYFTPASPNSMPVQVQAGQFAFYFRYPGPDGKFGPIHPDLINEGTQNFFGLDPDHDPDSKDDVVTAELGVPENREIHLLMRAKDVNHSFFVRELRIHQDFVPGLDLSLHFTATKVGKYEIVCSQLCGLGHYNMKAYLEVMSQPDYEKWLKQKATEQ from the coding sequence ATGGCCAAGCTGTTGGCGGTAACGCTTGTATTGATTGCTATAGCTTCCGCAGTTCCCATCATCCGGCATACCTGGGTACCCCCGCAGGACATCTCGACGCACGGCGCTCTTATTGATGAGCAGATGGCGGACACGATGGTCGAGGCTGGTGTGTCGTTCCTAGCGGCACAGATCCTGTTGGGAATTTTTATTTGGAAGTTTTCCGGCCGTAAGCCAACCGCCACCATCGGAAACTTTCCGGGAGGCGCAACGACCCTGGTTGGGGCGGCTGTCATTCTGGTTGGTTTGGAGGTTCTTGCCCTGGGCGTCTTCGGTCAAAAGGCTTGGGCGAATTTGTATTTCACCCCTGCCTCGCCGAATTCCATGCCTGTGCAAGTCCAGGCAGGACAGTTCGCCTTCTACTTCCGCTACCCTGGGCCGGATGGCAAGTTTGGTCCCATTCATCCGGATCTGATCAATGAAGGCACCCAGAATTTCTTTGGCCTCGATCCAGACCACGATCCCGACTCCAAAGATGACGTTGTTACCGCCGAGCTCGGGGTACCGGAAAATCGGGAGATTCATTTGCTCATGCGCGCCAAGGACGTGAACCACTCCTTTTTTGTGCGTGAGCTGCGAATTCACCAGGATTTTGTCCCCGGGCTGGATCTTTCTCTACATTTCACCGCAACCAAGGTTGGTAAGTACGAGATTGTCTGCTCACAGCTTTGTGGCTTGGGACACTACAACATGAAGGCGTATCTCGAGGTGATGTCGCAGCCAGATTACGAGAAGTGGCTGAAGCAGAAAGCGACAGAGCAATAG
- a CDS encoding cytochrome C oxidase subunit IV family protein: MATAESQSWSLARYLVIYVCVLIIAGLQFVVAYQHLDISQMFLRMLMLATVEAGLAVLFFMHLWTERRTFVVTVIVGLIFVLGMMNMIWWDSFRLLRFRLLP; the protein is encoded by the coding sequence ATGGCCACAGCAGAAAGCCAAAGTTGGAGCCTGGCCCGATATTTGGTCATTTATGTCTGCGTGCTAATCATCGCGGGACTGCAGTTCGTGGTTGCATATCAGCATCTTGATATTTCGCAGATGTTTCTTCGCATGCTGATGTTGGCGACAGTCGAGGCGGGGCTGGCGGTCCTGTTCTTTATGCACCTGTGGACGGAACGCCGCACTTTTGTGGTGACCGTCATTGTCGGACTGATCTTCGTTCTCGGCATGATGAACATGATCTGGTGGGACAGCTTCCGGCTACTTCGCTTCCGACTGCTGCCGTAG